One region of Deltaproteobacteria bacterium genomic DNA includes:
- a CDS encoding DUF1318 domain-containing protein translates to MKNIYCLALLPLVLFGCTLAKVDVNVVSERTALENQVLGSYNALTQDVLLVASVRGVDPLGAIKTPPKKSREQQNAVEAVETLAFHEDDVDAFKRLGWVGEDTQGRLAPFPLQKEKVPDNLQAFASRYTQPEFDAVVAQVNKARDTVMQRVVDTNPDLTEKDLPRVRSIFARMNRENALSGEKIQQENGKWTVKQ, encoded by the coding sequence ATGAAAAACATATATTGCCTCGCACTCCTCCCCCTGGTCCTCTTCGGCTGCACCCTGGCCAAGGTGGACGTCAATGTGGTGAGCGAACGGACGGCCCTCGAAAACCAGGTCCTGGGATCCTATAATGCATTGACCCAGGACGTGCTCTTAGTGGCCTCGGTCAGAGGGGTGGACCCCTTGGGCGCCATCAAGACCCCGCCCAAAAAGAGCCGGGAGCAGCAGAACGCGGTGGAGGCCGTGGAGACCCTGGCCTTCCACGAAGATGATGTGGACGCCTTCAAACGGCTGGGCTGGGTGGGAGAAGACACCCAGGGTCGTCTGGCCCCCTTTCCCCTGCAGAAGGAGAAGGTCCCGGATAATCTTCAGGCCTTTGCATCCCGGTACACCCAGCCTGAATTCGACGCGGTGGTGGCCCAGGTCAATAAGGCCCGGGACACGGTCATGCAGCGGGTGGTGGACACCAACCCGGATTTGACCGAAAAGGATCTGCCCCGGGTCCGGAGCATCTTTGCCCGAATGAACCGGGAAAACGCCCTTTCGGGCGAAAAGATACAGCAGGAGAACGGGAAGTGGACGGTGAAGCAATAA
- a CDS encoding CHAT domain-containing protein — MDGEAIKAPGSRHEAQIPQSLNPSIHNSCFLTGILLLVIVLLSACTIPGFSRLPGETKPPAGPPLSDPFAQQGTQRSGPRLLPIHRPVQITFEADPVLYAALSGNGQRLVYVTEENGQSSLWLRNLGPSAVELPQRRVQGVGRITSPAISQDGQKIAFAATGHDAKGDIYLLIPDQGDGPPKRLTGRETQDGAPAFSPDGNTLYFHLSRTGETGRRLAALDLREASPSPQLLDTGADGAFPAVSPDGHACAFVSGRHDPGGDIFVLDLPSGRVTPVTRGPALDLYPSWSPDGRYIYFSRFAVDATGDRKVTPEDPAVICRVEVTGSNPLVYPLTSEAFSAYQPMVAPSGIFFLSSLRGTSNLRRLPMDGMIPLQKDAKAQMALARTFADRRPGDDRLTVLACYKAMEGFPAQDRIRAQAAYEMGKVCQRMGRPDDADRAYSLVISSFNTSGPEAALARIRLEGIRGRKAWEAAVTDTAKAAAVQQALDRIGSPEKPGDLPSPGLSDQDLARIRARSLLEEARLLSDLSTDPESLLRALKLLDRVAHMTDIGNSTKGEALFLQARITGRIGRPGQVMPAFQRVIDEAPESLWADRSVAAMIDTTLSDPALTTDEARIEALNKLAGDYRTTLPKTAMGAFNRMGDIAFDRGDWRQAKTWYRQVLTGFPQSGETATQTAAARLALAEILYQEELFREALDLYATEMDLRPDEDRLYRLARAAYVQKSLAAADYLFLLGEVPGAQAIYAELIREDPSLIRGHRGYIKCAAAKQEMGSTLTLYRSRLQQAPDDPVRLYAAGLCLTYLDGKTPLDEARGLIQQAIQREGQTAYFHQTLGYIFEVMETVHHQPGYLEKALEAYQKAYFLNRPEEDPRNGADLALNLGNIHFLLGQYGKALERYLERLDADVPFDQPDTEILFYRRLGAAAFQVRDPERPITAFQKAIALIDQRIDPKRPSKVMGKINDAVRDRVLTPALKRPDTAQAAEALAQRQADIQQRLFQATTQTFGPPPDPRWQGYRDALEPILKDQEALIAEIAPLIQGKPEETVQNLRYMLLKAREALGFPMSMVQLKAEMLDRLGLAFQEAERWPEARAAFEAAFALNKALGQVRNLAANRRSVAYSAYMTAGDLTGAARIEMLQEAARDFEQVPGLLEEHGAAEIKKGTASRPGQALMNLSLDVAFDKTDASRAVYGFSPEQERRLAQAFLSRIETELGVLSSAEEALAAQLAAYPAEQPVAEGDLYGLSLLSHRGGQLSHALQQTTEAFHRFHRSALIALELKNPVSAALNVENMAVALARIPARDPQYDRCRADLMIADRRTVRLLRTFSEVLDPLTTPEYHNTLGVYLLAKIPGRDATSPQEAVRRTHALTRAGAHFSEGLAWLDRVKGPKGRKTLALEAALHLNMARVAGDLQEDVEQQAHLGKALEISRRGILPAYQWRGLAGLGDLKTALSALKRVSLFETGCGPGEMVHAFSPMVADLIREGKIEEAFNFLEKISDMERFHCLRPLIINPLTGPERAWLNRVAPRLMALERLETGLETAPKEDRPHLRQRIDQERQLLRKAMGEQNDQVPVQVGLAPSEALQEQVMILLGLAVKAQDLAETLVTHDPGSPSDALRKEYHDTLSVYEERLKKLRTRAAREGCRGLAAMFGPDPVEAIDLMENLPAGWTCMRIFKGAGDGPAQAFRITPDDIAVQEINLDDPIQGLEAGKTVWVCEDLSMLPASLNRPLALNATHLVRSVENRRPFRRRIIALSFESAIPLPFEITSLGAGATQNQIMEALPGAQGLLLGGPLFTANSVPTRPGEIPSPYPAMGLDKGRTFPLSRLSGRVPDVSLALLPGASVEQAYSLGHLFAMLDVPTLLMPRQGPSDLTMTGPFFAAYAEAPAFEALMAAQQETGGRGEWISLGYWGMTEAEALALAKKRFKEYVTDGVQAFKGKAPLRAMVSFDKALNVALQTKDLKSYIPQLYTYARESAFAAGRYRDAETYAQALAGMMVREKPDTPEHADALIRLGLVRARMEKYDQAIPVLEQGAEIMADLELGAPQVAALTDLGVVLENATDYDRALEQFQSAAALSRDMDKDELLARQHMRMGRIYDLRLSQYAGAKQHYMAAYDLYEALEQKAWMAQALLDTGRCDRLLGNFGDASDRYQKALTLLEPGEADQRIRANIRMEQANNDWFQARYQHAFEGQREVLVKARENQWDLEQVNALNTAGLIWWTLGDHDRALRELADALKLAKKLKARQDETATTLNNMGLVYRDQGEYEKALHILDQALQIDRKIRSKWAVAYDLKNQAMTYVRMGKPGAAVPLFEEALVTAAQIGNRINQAKILAAYGDALTQLDRTSKAETVYGEALELSRGMALRETEWRALYGLARLRIREGDREGARGLLSRAVEVIEGVRSEIRLEQLRDGFIGNKMDVYETLVGLLVDMGKDTEAFEVAERSRARNLIDLLGNQRLSLHGTVNQKMYDREKALKSRIGEYETLLAQAREESAREVYATALKRARDDHRDLMLEIQMKNPQLASIVSVLPLTLREFRNLLEPGVAVLVYYVVPDQVLCWRITRDRADLFRTPIGRKTLRETVLHYRRILQNLEPAEAVSQQLHAWLLSRPAAGLEGVQAVGIVPHDALHHLSFAALFDGKAYLADRFPLFSVPSASVLRYTLERRAEEKNPRVLAVGNPDLENPALDLPFAEREVGAIGWNFPDITVLTGKRATEGWVVRHISEFGIIHLASHGEFDPVNPLFSAVKLARDEKDDGDLKTSEIFGLDIRAGLVVLSACQTGLGRVTQGDDVIGMNRAFLYAGTHAVLSSLWRVSDISTAILVKQFYREYKTRPTAESLQKAMQHVKQRYPHPGYWGAFVLVGDYF, encoded by the coding sequence GTGGACGGTGAAGCAATAAAGGCGCCGGGCTCGAGGCATGAGGCGCAAATCCCTCAATCCCTCAATCCCTCAATTCACAACTCATGTTTTCTGACAGGGATACTGCTCCTGGTCATCGTTCTTTTGTCCGCCTGCACGATTCCGGGATTTTCCCGCTTGCCGGGTGAAACGAAACCCCCTGCGGGTCCGCCCCTGTCCGACCCTTTTGCGCAGCAGGGGACCCAACGGAGCGGCCCGAGGCTCCTGCCCATCCACCGGCCGGTCCAGATCACCTTTGAAGCCGATCCGGTCCTCTATGCGGCCCTGTCCGGCAACGGGCAAAGGCTGGTCTATGTCACGGAAGAGAACGGCCAATCCTCCCTCTGGCTCAGAAACCTGGGGCCGTCTGCCGTTGAACTGCCGCAAAGGCGGGTTCAGGGGGTGGGGAGAATCACGTCCCCTGCCATCTCCCAAGACGGTCAGAAGATCGCCTTTGCGGCCACGGGCCACGATGCCAAGGGAGACATCTATCTCCTGATCCCGGACCAGGGAGATGGCCCCCCCAAGCGGCTCACAGGACGGGAGACCCAGGACGGGGCCCCCGCCTTTTCACCCGATGGAAACACCCTCTATTTTCATCTTTCCCGGACCGGAGAGACAGGGCGACGCCTGGCTGCCCTTGACCTGAGGGAGGCCTCGCCCTCACCCCAGCTGTTGGATACGGGGGCCGACGGGGCCTTCCCCGCGGTCTCTCCGGACGGCCACGCCTGCGCCTTTGTCTCGGGCCGGCATGATCCGGGCGGGGATATCTTTGTGCTCGATCTCCCCAGCGGCCGCGTGACGCCTGTGACCCGAGGCCCGGCCCTGGACCTCTATCCATCCTGGTCCCCCGACGGCCGGTACATCTATTTTTCCCGGTTTGCCGTGGATGCCACCGGCGACCGAAAAGTGACGCCCGAAGACCCTGCCGTCATCTGTCGAGTGGAGGTCACAGGTTCAAACCCGCTGGTCTATCCCCTGACCTCTGAGGCCTTTTCAGCCTATCAGCCCATGGTTGCGCCTTCCGGGATCTTTTTCCTGTCGAGCCTTCGAGGGACCTCCAATCTCCGGCGTCTGCCAATGGACGGGATGATCCCCCTTCAGAAGGATGCAAAGGCCCAGATGGCCCTTGCCCGAACCTTTGCCGACCGCCGACCCGGGGACGACCGTCTGACCGTTCTGGCCTGTTACAAGGCCATGGAGGGGTTTCCGGCCCAGGACAGGATCAGGGCACAGGCCGCCTATGAGATGGGAAAGGTCTGTCAACGGATGGGGCGGCCCGATGATGCAGACCGGGCCTATTCTCTGGTGATCTCTTCCTTCAATACGTCCGGTCCCGAGGCCGCCCTTGCCCGCATCCGTCTGGAGGGGATACGGGGGCGAAAGGCATGGGAGGCCGCGGTAACAGATACGGCAAAAGCGGCGGCCGTTCAGCAGGCCCTTGACCGCATCGGGTCCCCGGAGAAACCCGGAGACCTTCCAAGCCCCGGGCTCTCCGATCAGGACCTGGCCCGTATTCGGGCCCGCAGTCTTCTGGAGGAGGCCCGGCTCTTGAGCGACCTCAGCACGGATCCGGAATCGCTCCTTCGTGCCCTGAAGCTCCTGGACCGGGTGGCTCACATGACGGACATCGGGAACTCCACCAAAGGAGAGGCCCTTTTTCTCCAGGCCCGGATAACCGGCCGTATCGGGAGGCCCGGCCAGGTCATGCCCGCATTTCAGAGGGTCATCGACGAGGCCCCTGAATCCCTCTGGGCCGACCGATCCGTGGCGGCGATGATCGACACCACCCTGTCGGATCCGGCCCTCACAACGGACGAGGCGAGGATCGAGGCCCTCAACAAGCTGGCCGGCGACTATCGAACGACCCTTCCCAAGACGGCCATGGGGGCCTTCAACCGGATGGGGGATATCGCCTTTGACCGGGGAGACTGGAGACAGGCCAAGACCTGGTATCGGCAGGTCCTGACCGGGTTTCCCCAGTCAGGAGAGACCGCCACCCAGACGGCCGCGGCCCGGCTCGCCCTGGCCGAGATCCTGTATCAAGAGGAGCTGTTCCGGGAGGCCCTCGATCTCTATGCAACGGAAATGGACCTTCGACCCGACGAAGACCGGCTCTACCGCCTGGCCCGCGCCGCCTATGTGCAGAAATCCCTGGCCGCGGCCGATTATCTCTTTTTGCTGGGCGAGGTCCCGGGGGCCCAGGCCATCTATGCGGAACTGATCCGCGAAGACCCCTCCCTGATCAGGGGACACCGGGGGTATATCAAGTGCGCGGCCGCCAAACAGGAGATGGGATCCACCCTCACCCTCTATCGCAGCCGGCTGCAACAGGCCCCGGATGACCCGGTCCGCCTCTACGCCGCCGGGCTTTGTCTTACCTATCTGGATGGAAAGACGCCCCTCGATGAGGCCCGCGGCCTGATCCAACAGGCTATCCAGCGGGAGGGACAGACCGCCTATTTTCACCAGACCCTGGGGTATATCTTTGAGGTGATGGAGACGGTTCACCACCAGCCGGGGTATCTGGAAAAGGCCCTCGAAGCGTACCAGAAGGCCTATTTCCTCAACCGGCCCGAAGAGGACCCCCGTAACGGGGCCGATCTGGCCCTCAACCTGGGGAATATCCATTTTCTGCTGGGCCAGTATGGAAAGGCCCTGGAGCGCTACCTGGAACGCCTCGATGCGGATGTTCCCTTTGATCAACCGGACACGGAAATCCTCTTTTACCGCCGCTTAGGGGCCGCGGCCTTCCAGGTGCGGGACCCTGAGCGGCCCATCACGGCCTTTCAGAAGGCCATCGCCCTCATCGATCAACGGATCGACCCCAAACGCCCTTCAAAGGTCATGGGAAAGATCAACGACGCCGTCCGCGACCGGGTCCTGACCCCGGCCCTGAAACGACCCGATACGGCCCAGGCCGCCGAGGCACTGGCCCAGAGACAGGCCGACATCCAACAGCGGCTCTTTCAGGCCACGACCCAGACCTTCGGCCCCCCGCCCGACCCCCGGTGGCAGGGTTACAGGGATGCACTGGAACCGATCCTAAAGGATCAGGAAGCGCTCATTGCCGAGATCGCGCCCCTGATCCAGGGCAAGCCCGAGGAAACCGTCCAGAACCTCCGCTACATGCTCCTTAAAGCAAGGGAGGCCCTCGGGTTTCCCATGTCAATGGTCCAGCTCAAGGCCGAGATGCTGGACCGTCTCGGCCTGGCCTTTCAGGAGGCGGAACGATGGCCTGAGGCCCGGGCCGCCTTTGAAGCGGCCTTTGCGCTCAACAAGGCCCTGGGCCAGGTCCGGAACCTGGCGGCCAACCGGCGCTCGGTTGCCTACAGCGCCTACATGACCGCAGGGGATCTCACCGGAGCGGCCCGAATCGAGATGCTTCAAGAGGCGGCCCGAGACTTTGAACAGGTACCGGGGCTGCTTGAGGAGCACGGCGCGGCGGAAATCAAGAAGGGCACCGCATCCCGGCCCGGCCAGGCCCTCATGAACCTTTCCCTGGACGTGGCCTTTGACAAGACAGACGCATCCAGGGCCGTATACGGGTTCAGCCCTGAGCAGGAGCGGCGGCTGGCCCAGGCCTTCCTCTCCCGCATCGAGACCGAGCTGGGGGTCTTGTCTTCAGCAGAAGAGGCGCTGGCCGCGCAACTGGCGGCCTACCCCGCGGAACAGCCGGTGGCCGAGGGAGACCTGTACGGTCTATCCCTCCTCTCTCACCGGGGCGGACAGTTGAGCCATGCCCTGCAACAGACTACAGAGGCCTTCCATCGATTTCACCGGTCCGCCCTCATAGCCCTGGAACTCAAAAACCCGGTCAGCGCCGCGCTGAACGTGGAAAACATGGCCGTCGCACTGGCCCGGATACCGGCCCGGGATCCCCAGTATGACCGCTGCCGGGCCGATCTCATGATCGCGGACCGCCGGACGGTCCGGCTCCTCAGGACCTTTTCCGAGGTCCTGGATCCCCTGACCACCCCTGAATACCACAACACCCTCGGGGTCTACCTCCTGGCAAAGATCCCTGGTAGGGACGCGACCTCGCCCCAAGAAGCGGTCCGCCGCACCCACGCCCTGACACGGGCCGGGGCCCATTTCTCCGAGGGGCTCGCCTGGCTGGACCGCGTCAAAGGCCCCAAGGGGAGAAAGACCCTGGCCCTTGAGGCGGCCCTCCACCTCAACATGGCACGAGTGGCCGGAGACCTTCAAGAGGACGTGGAACAGCAGGCGCATCTGGGCAAGGCCCTTGAGATCTCCCGGAGGGGAATCCTCCCCGCGTACCAGTGGCGGGGTCTGGCCGGACTGGGAGACCTGAAGACGGCCCTGTCGGCGCTAAAACGTGTTTCCCTCTTTGAAACCGGTTGCGGCCCGGGGGAGATGGTGCATGCCTTTTCGCCCATGGTCGCTGATCTCATCCGGGAGGGGAAGATCGAAGAGGCCTTCAATTTCCTGGAAAAGATATCCGACATGGAGCGGTTCCATTGCCTGAGACCCTTGATCATAAACCCTCTCACAGGACCTGAAAGGGCGTGGCTCAATCGGGTGGCCCCGAGGCTCATGGCCTTGGAGCGACTGGAAACAGGGCTCGAGACCGCTCCAAAAGAAGACCGGCCCCATCTCCGGCAACGGATCGATCAGGAACGGCAACTCCTCAGGAAGGCCATGGGGGAGCAAAACGATCAGGTCCCGGTCCAGGTGGGTCTGGCCCCATCCGAGGCCCTTCAGGAACAGGTGATGATCCTCCTGGGTCTGGCCGTGAAGGCCCAGGACCTGGCAGAGACCCTTGTCACCCACGACCCTGGTTCCCCTTCCGATGCCCTGAGGAAGGAATACCACGACACCCTGTCGGTCTATGAGGAAAGGTTAAAAAAGCTAAGGACCCGGGCGGCCAGGGAAGGCTGCCGGGGTCTTGCGGCCATGTTCGGGCCGGACCCGGTGGAGGCCATCGATCTCATGGAGAATCTGCCGGCCGGATGGACCTGTATGCGGATCTTCAAGGGGGCCGGAGACGGACCCGCACAGGCCTTCAGGATCACCCCGGACGACATCGCGGTTCAGGAAATAAACCTGGACGATCCGATTCAGGGGCTCGAGGCGGGCAAAACCGTTTGGGTGTGTGAGGATTTGTCGATGCTTCCCGCATCCCTTAACCGGCCCCTGGCCCTGAACGCCACGCACCTGGTGCGATCCGTGGAAAACCGAAGGCCCTTCCGCCGTCGCATCATCGCCCTCTCCTTCGAATCCGCCATCCCCCTCCCCTTTGAGATCACCTCCCTTGGGGCCGGCGCCACCCAAAACCAGATCATGGAGGCCCTGCCCGGGGCCCAGGGACTCCTTCTGGGAGGCCCCTTGTTCACGGCCAATTCAGTCCCCACGAGACCGGGAGAGATCCCGTCTCCCTATCCGGCCATGGGACTGGACAAGGGCCGGACCTTTCCCCTCTCCCGTCTCTCGGGCCGGGTCCCGGATGTCTCGCTGGCCCTTTTGCCGGGGGCCTCTGTTGAGCAGGCCTATTCACTGGGCCACCTCTTCGCCATGCTGGACGTGCCCACCCTCCTGATGCCCCGGCAAGGCCCGTCCGACCTGACGATGACAGGCCCTTTTTTTGCGGCATATGCCGAGGCCCCTGCCTTTGAGGCGCTGATGGCTGCCCAGCAGGAGACCGGCGGCAGAGGGGAATGGATCTCTTTGGGCTACTGGGGCATGACAGAGGCCGAGGCCCTGGCGCTGGCCAAAAAGCGCTTCAAGGAATATGTCACGGACGGGGTCCAGGCATTCAAGGGAAAAGCGCCCCTCAGGGCCATGGTGTCTTTTGACAAGGCCTTGAATGTGGCCCTTCAGACAAAGGATTTGAAATCCTATATCCCCCAGCTCTACACCTATGCACGGGAAAGCGCTTTTGCCGCGGGCCGGTACAGGGACGCAGAGACCTATGCACAGGCCCTGGCCGGGATGATGGTCCGGGAAAAACCCGATACCCCGGAACATGCGGATGCCCTGATCCGGCTGGGCCTGGTCCGGGCCCGCATGGAGAAATACGATCAGGCCATCCCGGTCCTGGAGCAAGGGGCCGAGATCATGGCCGATCTGGAGCTGGGCGCCCCCCAGGTGGCGGCCCTCACCGACCTGGGCGTGGTCCTGGAGAACGCCACCGACTATGATCGGGCATTGGAGCAGTTCCAGTCGGCGGCCGCCCTCAGCAGGGACATGGACAAGGACGAACTCCTGGCCCGGCAGCACATGCGCATGGGCCGGATATATGATCTGCGGCTGAGTCAATATGCCGGGGCCAAACAGCACTATATGGCGGCCTATGACCTCTATGAGGCACTGGAACAAAAGGCCTGGATGGCCCAGGCCCTGTTGGACACGGGCCGGTGCGATCGTCTTCTCGGGAATTTCGGGGATGCCTCGGATCGCTACCAAAAGGCCCTGACCCTCCTGGAACCGGGAGAGGCGGATCAGCGCATCAGGGCCAATATCCGGATGGAGCAGGCCAACAATGACTGGTTTCAGGCCCGATACCAGCATGCCTTCGAGGGGCAGAGGGAGGTGCTGGTGAAGGCCCGGGAAAACCAGTGGGACCTGGAGCAGGTCAACGCCCTCAATACCGCAGGGCTCATCTGGTGGACCCTGGGCGATCACGATCGGGCCCTGCGGGAACTGGCAGACGCCCTGAAACTGGCAAAGAAATTGAAGGCCCGGCAGGACGAGACGGCCACCACCCTCAACAACATGGGACTGGTCTATCGCGATCAGGGGGAGTATGAGAAGGCCCTCCACATACTGGACCAGGCCTTGCAGATCGACCGAAAGATCCGCTCCAAATGGGCCGTTGCCTATGACCTCAAGAACCAGGCCATGACCTATGTGCGCATGGGAAAGCCGGGGGCGGCCGTCCCCCTGTTTGAGGAGGCCCTTGTCACGGCGGCCCAGATCGGCAACCGGATCAACCAGGCCAAGATCCTGGCCGCGTACGGCGATGCCCTGACGCAATTGGACCGCACTTCAAAGGCCGAAACGGTCTATGGCGAGGCACTGGAACTTTCGAGGGGCATGGCCCTCCGTGAGACCGAATGGCGGGCCCTCTACGGACTGGCCAGACTCCGGATCCGCGAGGGAGACCGGGAAGGGGCCAGGGGCCTCCTTTCCCGGGCCGTGGAGGTCATCGAAGGGGTGCGGTCTGAGATCAGGCTGGAGCAGCTGAGAGACGGATTCATCGGAAACAAGATGGATGTCTATGAGACCCTGGTGGGCCTGTTGGTGGATATGGGGAAAGACACAGAGGCCTTTGAGGTGGCCGAGCGCTCCCGGGCCCGGAACCTCATCGACCTCTTGGGAAACCAGCGACTCAGCCTGCACGGGACCGTCAATCAAAAAATGTATGATCGGGAGAAGGCCCTGAAGTCCCGGATCGGCGAGTATGAGACCCTCCTGGCCCAGGCCCGGGAGGAGAGTGCGCGGGAGGTCTATGCCACGGCCCTGAAACGGGCCAGGGACGATCACCGGGACCTCATGCTGGAGATCCAGATGAAGAACCCGCAGCTGGCCAGCATCGTCTCGGTCCTGCCCCTGACGCTCCGTGAGTTCCGCAATCTGCTGGAGCCCGGCGTGGCGGTCCTGGTCTACTATGTGGTCCCCGACCAGGTCCTCTGCTGGCGGATCACGCGGGACCGGGCCGACCTGTTCCGCACCCCCATCGGCCGCAAGACCCTGAGGGAGACCGTCCTCCATTACCGGCGGATCCTTCAGAACCTGGAACCTGCGGAAGCGGTTTCACAACAACTCCACGCATGGCTCCTGTCCCGGCCCGCAGCGGGACTGGAGGGCGTTCAGGCCGTGGGGATCGTGCCCCATGATGCCCTGCACCACCTCTCCTTTGCCGCCCTCTTTGACGGAAAAGCGTATCTGGCGGACCGGTTCCCCCTCTTCTCCGTCCCCAGCGCCAGCGTGCTCCGGTATACCCTGGAGCGGCGGGCCGAGGAAAAGAATCCCAGGGTCCTGGCAGTGGGCAATCCTGACCTGGAAAACCCTGCCCTGGACCTCCCCTTTGCCGAGAGAGAGGTGGGGGCT